The DNA sequence TGAGCCGGACGGATTTGATCAATTGTGGAATTACATCTCTGATGTCTGTTTCCTAAGGGATGCAAGGGCAGCTATTCGCACATTATTGTCAGGGTCGCCCCCAAGCACTTCGAGCAACTGCACTACTACACCATCGTCAGGGAATTCCCCGAGCGCCAAAGCAGAGTAGAATCTTGCAAAGGGGGACAAATCTGTGTTTACGGAAGCAATGAGTGGTCCGATCGCCCGCGAATCGCCAATTTGTCCCAGTGCCTGAGCGGCTAATCCACGCACCAGATCCTTGGGGTCATCGGTCAGAATGCCAATCAGTGGTTCGACAGCGTGTGGATCACCGATTTTTCCCAAAGCTTTGGCGGCATCACCCCTAACAGGGAACATAGGATCCGTAAGTGCCAGTATTAATCCATCAATATTTTTTTCCTCCTCAAGCAGAGAAACATTCGTTAAACCATGAGGGGTCATGACGACAAATGTTAATTCATTGCATAAATAGATTGCTGCAATTTTAATAATCTCCACGACCTCGACGCATTCACTGGATGAACAAGTGGTCTGCTCTTGCTGTGAACCATACAAACCACTCCATACCTGACACGTTGGAGAAATTTCCGGGTGTCTCCTTTCATCGAGATGGAAAGCAGTATCTCTTCAGTCAGGTGTTCAGTCACCTTCATCCTCAGGAAAAATGGCCATCCCTTTCTCCGTGTACGCGAGAACGCCGATGGCCCGCAGGAAATCCACTTCGCTGTCGACCTCCCACCCCTCGGCGAGCCGTCCGTCCGCGATGCGCCAGATGAAGACCATCGACATGATCACCTTCCTGCCGGTCGGGGGAAGGGGAACACCGAAGAGGTTCCACTCGCCGGTATGGGTTCCGGTCGCCGTCACCCACACCCAGACCCGGTCCCCCTCGGCAATCATATCCTCGATCGCCTCATGCCAGTCGGGGAAGGCATCAAAGGCGAGGGTGAAGAGCTGTCTGAAGGGTTCCCGGCCCTGCTGATGATGCGTGTGGTCGATATAGTCGGGGGCCACGAGGTCGTCGAAGACGTCGAGGTCGCGGGCGTTGTAGGCGTCGATGAAGCGGTGGACGAGGGTTTTGTTTTGTTCGGGGGTCATGGGGATCATGCATCACTGGATTGCGATACTATTTGGTATTATCCAGTGCTCATGCAATGATCTCCCGGATGTCATCGATATCAACGATCTCATAGCCCTTGTTCCTCAATGCCTCCTTTCCGCCGAC is a window from the Methanovulcanius yangii genome containing:
- a CDS encoding HEAT repeat domain-containing protein, which produces MEIIKIAAIYLCNELTFVVMTPHGLTNVSLLEEEKNIDGLILALTDPMFPVRGDAAKALGKIGDPHAVEPLIGILTDDPKDLVRGLAAQALGQIGDSRAIGPLIASVNTDLSPFARFYSALALGEFPDDGVVVQLLEVLGGDPDNNVRIAALASLRKQTSEM
- a CDS encoding ester cyclase, with amino-acid sequence MTPEQNKTLVHRFIDAYNARDLDVFDDLVAPDYIDHTHHQQGREPFRQLFTLAFDAFPDWHEAIEDMIAEGDRVWVWVTATGTHTGEWNLFGVPLPPTGRKVIMSMVFIWRIADGRLAEGWEVDSEVDFLRAIGVLAYTEKGMAIFPEDEGD